The segment AAAATTTAGTTAAGACACAAAAAGAAGCATATGAAAATTTTAAAGTTGAAGGATGGTACAATCCTCTATCTATGCAAACTCAAGAAACTCAGGTTCAAGAGTGGCTGAGAGGGCCAAGAACTATAATTGGAAATGACCATAAAAATGGATTTTTCTTTATAGTTTTTTCAGGAAGAACAAAAGAAAGCAAAGGTGTAAGATTCGATGAAATCGTCAAGATGGTTGAAAATGAGATAAAAGATGTTAAAAATATAATGAATATTGATGGAGGAGCATCGAGTTGTCTTGGATTTATAAAAGATAAAGAGTTTTTTGAATTATCATATCCTTGTACATCTAATTATACATCTGCTGGAATGGTAAGACCTGTAAACTCAATGCTTTTAATAAATAAAAAAGGTGATTAAAATGAAAGATTCAAAATTGACAATAAAAGATATATCTCAAATGACAGGATATTCTATAAGAACAGTTTCAAGGGTTATAAACAATAATCCAAATGTAAAAGAAAGTACCAGAAATAAAATAGAAAAGGTACTTAAAGAAACTGGTTTTGAAACGAATATTTTTGCAAAGAGTCTGAGAAAAAAGACTATGAATAATATAATGATAGTAATAGAAAAACAAAAAAATACATATCCAGGTCAATGGTATTCAATACTATTTCAAAAAATAATAGATAAAGCGGCAGAATATGATTATAATGTTTTTATGACTGAATATATATCCGAACAAAAAAATCCTTTCAATGGAATGCATCTTTTGAAATCTGGATTTGTAGATGGTGCAATAATATTTAATATAAAAGAAAATGATAAAAAAGTTAAAATTTTTCAACAGGCTGGAATACCTTTTGTCACAATAGGTGAAACGAATTCAAAAACACCTTTTGTTGCAACTGATAGTTTCTCTGGGATGTATCAAGCCACAAATCATTTAATAAAAAATGGATTAACAGATATAGTTTTAATGCTTGGAAATCTTCAGTATACATTGAATATAAAGAGAAAAAAAGGATATATAAAAGCGTTTGAAGACAATAAAATAAAAATAAATGAAAATAATATACTCATAAACATAAGAACATTTCAAGACACATATAATTACTGTAAAAACATGAAAAAAATTCCACATGGAATAATAATTTCTGGTGATGAAAAAGCTTTTGGTGCATTGAAAGCATTGAATGAAAGAAATATAAATATACCAGATAATATATCAATTATAGGATATGATAATATACCACTCTCCAATTTCTCAACACCAGCATTGACTACTGTTGAGCAACCCGTTGATGAAATAGTTGAAAAATCATTTAAAATGCTTTTAGATTTAATAAATGAAAAAGATGTAGACACAGAAATACTTATACCTGTTAAACTTATAAAAAGAGATACTACGAGGTGAATAAATGAAAAATGCTATTGTTATAAACATATATTTAACAACAGAAAAAGGAGAAAAGCATCCCTTTGATCATCCAACTCCTTTAGAAGAATTTGGAAAAAAAAATACTTTTTTTGATACTTTAAAAAGTATAAATGAACTTGAAGTACCAGAAAATGAAGAAATAAAATTATATATATTTGCAATTGCTGCAAATGAAATTACAAAAAAAGATAATATAATATATGAAAAAGTAAATAAATTAATGAATGAATCACGTTTTGAATATGAAATCTATACAAATACAGATATTTTGAATCTAAGAGAAAAATATAAATCTGATTTTTTTAGTGTTAAAGGGTATCCAGAAATAAGAAATCAAGGATTTATAATTCCATTGATCAATAAAGAAGATATAATAATACAAATAGATGATGATGAATTATTGAGAAAAAATTACTTTAAGAAAACTGTTAAAATATTAAAAGAAAATCCTGATAAATTTATAATAACAGCCCCTTATGAAAAAAATGGAACTGTCAGAATCATGGGAGAAGATCCTGTTAAATCTTGGAAAAAATTTAGTTCTATGGATATGGATATAATAGAATTATCCAAAGATGAAAATATAAAAGAAAGTACTTTTGGTTTTGGTGGAAATATGATAGTTAGAAAAGAGTTTGCAGAAAAAATGTTATACCCTCTAGATGTTCCAAGGGGAGAAGATTTTTCTTTATTACTTGCATCAAGACTTATATATGAAAATGGTAATAAATACATAAATATAAATAAAAAACAAAATATATTTAGAAGTTATTATATATCCGATAAAGATCTCACAATTATTCATAAACCTCCAGTCGAAGCTAAAAAAGATATTATGTTTTATATAGAAAAAAACATGAAACGTTTTATAATGGAATGGAATATGTTCATAAATCAAGAAGAACTTAAAATAGAAGATCTAAAAAAATTATCTAATTATTTATATTATATGATAGGATATCAAGACATGAAAGAGTATTTGAAAGATATTTTAAAAGAAGTAGAAGAAAAATACACAGATCAAAATACTGAAAGATTAAAAGAAGAACTTTTATCTTTCATGGATAAATGGAACAAAAATAATAAAAATAGATTTGAAGATTATAAAAAAGTTCAAAGAGATTATATTAATTTCATAAATAAAATAAGAACAAATTAAAAAATACAAATTATTGTTATAAAATCGAATCCATACAAATTATTGTATGGGTTCGATTTTTTTATTTAAATGGGTTATTTGTTTTATTAATGGTTATTTTTACCCTTAATTATCGAATAAAAATTTTGCTATTTTATAAAATATAAAATAAATTGTATGAAATAAAGCTTAAGAAGGGGGTTTTTGTATGTTAAAGAGTTTAAATTTTAAATTTTTTGTTTGTATGATTTTATCTTTTTTATTCATTTGTTCTATGGGTTTATCTGAAAAAAGAAAATTAGTTATTTGGCATGCATATGCTGGTCAGGATTCAAAAGTCGCATTGGCAAGAAAGTGGATAGACTCTTTTAAAGAAGCCAATCCAGATATTGAAATTGAAGAAGTTGCATTAGAACATTCTTCATATAAAATCAAATTAAACACAGCTATGGCTGCAGGAAATCTACCAGATGTTTTTTATGCTCTACCTGGCGGAACATTAGATGAATTTGTTAATTCAGGTTTGATTTACCCGCTTACTAAAGATTTAAATGAAAATAATTGGAAAAATGATTTTTTAGAATCAGCTCTCGATAGAGTTACTGTAAATGAGGATATTTATGCTGTTCCTATAGATATCGATACAGTACAAATATGGTATAACAAAAAGATATTTGAAAAATATAACTTAAAAACACCAAAAACTTTAGAAGAACTCTTTACTGTATGTGATTTTTTAAAATCAAAAGGAATTATACCAATATCTTTAGGAAATAAAGACTTTTGGGCAGGCCCATTTTGGTTTCATTATTTTATGTTGAGATTCGATAAATCTGGAATAATTCAAGGATATTTAAGAAATGATCCAAATTATTCTTTTAATACAGAAGAAGCGATTAATTCTTTTAAATTAATTCAAGATATGGTAAAAAGAAATTATTTCCCTATGGGAATAAACAGTATGACAGAAACTGAAAGTGATATGCTATTTTTTAATGGTATGGCAGCTATGACTATGGATGGAACTTGGCAATTAGGTCAAAATCTTGCAGCTGGAAAGGATTTTGAATGTGGATATTTTGAATTTCCAAAAATTGCGAATTCTAAAGGAGATCAAAGCGATGTAATCGCAGGTGTTGCTGCTTGTTTTGCAATTTCAAACAAATGTCAAAACAAAGATGATGCAATTTTATTTTTAAAACATATTACATCAT is part of the Oceanotoga teriensis genome and harbors:
- a CDS encoding LacI family DNA-binding transcriptional regulator, with the protein product MKDSKLTIKDISQMTGYSIRTVSRVINNNPNVKESTRNKIEKVLKETGFETNIFAKSLRKKTMNNIMIVIEKQKNTYPGQWYSILFQKIIDKAAEYDYNVFMTEYISEQKNPFNGMHLLKSGFVDGAIIFNIKENDKKVKIFQQAGIPFVTIGETNSKTPFVATDSFSGMYQATNHLIKNGLTDIVLMLGNLQYTLNIKRKKGYIKAFEDNKIKINENNILINIRTFQDTYNYCKNMKKIPHGIIISGDEKAFGALKALNERNINIPDNISIIGYDNIPLSNFSTPALTTVEQPVDEIVEKSFKMLLDLINEKDVDTEILIPVKLIKRDTTR
- a CDS encoding ABC transporter substrate-binding protein, with protein sequence MLKSLNFKFFVCMILSFLFICSMGLSEKRKLVIWHAYAGQDSKVALARKWIDSFKEANPDIEIEEVALEHSSYKIKLNTAMAAGNLPDVFYALPGGTLDEFVNSGLIYPLTKDLNENNWKNDFLESALDRVTVNEDIYAVPIDIDTVQIWYNKKIFEKYNLKTPKTLEELFTVCDFLKSKGIIPISLGNKDFWAGPFWFHYFMLRFDKSGIIQGYLRNDPNYSFNTEEAINSFKLIQDMVKRNYFPMGINSMTETESDMLFFNGMAAMTMDGTWQLGQNLAAGKDFECGYFEFPKIANSKGDQSDVIAGVAACFAISNKCQNKDDAILFLKHITSLDMAKEYVKLRKTLECVKGAVTEETADPLLYLVNKNTIEKANNLDPFYDTAMPPKAMQVYYDTIQSIYDLSIKPEEAVKKIDKAIKYSVNRN